A genome region from Trachemys scripta elegans isolate TJP31775 chromosome 2, CAS_Tse_1.0, whole genome shotgun sequence includes the following:
- the TWIST1 gene encoding twist-related protein 1 yields the protein MMQQDESSSPVSPADDSLSNSEEEPDRQQQPSNKRGGRKRRSSRRSAGAAVGVGEEPCSPAQGKRGKKSGAGGGGGSSSGGGSPQSYEELQTQRVMANVRERQRTQSLNEAFAALRKIIPTLPSDKLSKIQTLKLAARYIDFLYQVLQSDELDSKMASCSYVAHERLSYAFSVWRMEGAWSMSASH from the coding sequence ATGATGCAGCAGGACGAGTCGAGCTCTCCAGTCTCCCCGGCCGACGACAGCCTGAGCAACAGCGAAGAGGAGCCCGAccggcagcagcagcccagcaaCAAGCGAGGGGGGCGCAAGCGGAGATCCAGCCGGCGCAGCGCAGGAGCGGCCGTCGGAGTCGGGGAGGAGCCGTGCAGCCCGGCCCAAGGCAAGCGAGGCAAGAAGTCCGGCGCCGGGggaggcggcggcagcagcagcggcggAGGCAGCCCCCAGTCCTACGAGGAGCTGCAGACCCAGCGGGTCATGGCCAACGTGCGGGAGCGCCAGCGCACCCAGTCCCTGAACGAAGCCTTCGCCGCCCTGCGGAAGAtcatccccaccctgccctcgGACAAGCTCAGCAAGATCCAGACCCTCAAGCTGGCGGCCAGGTACATCGACTTCCTCTACCAGGTCTTACAGAGCGACGAGCTGGACTCCAAGATGGCCAGCTGCAGCTATGTGGCCCACGAGCGGCTCAGCTACGCCTTCTCCGTGTGGAGGATGGAGGGCGCCTGGTCCATGTCCGCATCCCACTAG